The following are encoded in a window of Phaseolus vulgaris cultivar G19833 chromosome 3, P. vulgaris v2.0, whole genome shotgun sequence genomic DNA:
- the LOC137808768 gene encoding protein ALP1-like, translating to MDQSFLVMLSNLLHLHNSLDPTTSLLSDSLSSTTANPSSLLHSSSIAPLLFFTIASVLSYVASTRPSSSPPNPNNTTTNNNNPNATANNNASSDYSVSAFRALSTEHIWSLEAPLRDAHWRSLYGLSYPVFTTVVDKLKPHIALSNLSLPSDYAVAMVLSRLAHGLSAKTLAARYSLDPYLVSKITNMVTRLLATKLYPEFIKIPVGRRRLLETTQAFEELTSLPNMCGAIDTTPVHLRSNPNTNPNLNPYRCRYGYPSLLLQVVSDHKKIFWDVCVKAPGGTDDATHFRDSLLYHRLTSGDVVWDKIISVRGHHVRPYVVGDWCFPLLPFLLTPFSPSGMGTPAQNLFDGMLMKGRSVVVEAIALLKGRWKILQDLNTGVHHAPQTIVACCVLHNLCQIAREPEPELWKEPDESGTPPRVMDSEKSFHYYGEKLRQALADDLHHKLSSR from the coding sequence ATGGATCAATCTTTTCTGGTAATGCTATCGAATCTGCTTCACCTCCACAACTCCCTAGACCCAACAACCTCACTTCTCTCCGATTCCCTCTCCTCAACCACCGCCAACCCCTCCTCCCTCCTCCACTCCTCCTCCATCGCTCCCCTCCTCTTCTTCACCATCGCCTCCGTCCTCTCCTACGTCGCCTCCACGCGCCCCTCCTCCTCCCCTCCCAACCCCAACAACACCACCACCAACAACAACAACCCTAACGCCACCGCCAACAACAACGCCTCCTCCGATTACTCCGTCTCCGCCTTCCGCGCGCTCTCCACGGAACACATCTGGTCCCTCGAAGCCCCTCTCCGCGACGCGCACTGGCGCTCCCTCTACGGCCTCTCTTACCCCGTCTTCACAACTGTCGTCGACAAGCTCAAGCCCCACATCGCTCTCTCCAACCTCTCCCTACCCTCTGATTACGCCGTTGCCATGGTCCTCTCCCGCCTCGCCCACGGCCTCTCCGCTAAAACCCTCGCCGCCCGCTACTCCCTCGATCCCTACCTCGTCTCCAAAATCACCAACATGGTCACGCGCCTCCTCGCTACCAAGCTCTACCCTGAGTTCATCAAAATACCTGTTGGCCGCCGCCGCCTCCTCGAAACCACCCAGGCCTTCGAGGAACTTACCTCCCTCCCCAATATGTGCGGCGCCATCGACACCACCCCGGTCCACCTCCGCTCCAACCCCAACACCAACCCTAACCTTAACCCCTACCGCTGCCGCTACGGTTACCCCTCTTTACTCCTCCAGGTCGTCTCTGACCACAAGAAGATCTTCTGGGACGTCTGCGTCAAGGCCCCCGGCGGCACCGACGACGCCACCCACTTCCGCGACAGCCTGCTCTACCACCGCCTCACCTCCGGCGACGTCGTCTGGGACAAGATCATTAGCGTTCGCGGCCACCACGTGCGGCCTTACGTGGTTGGCGACTGGTGCTTCCCTCTCCTTCCCTTTCTCCTCACCCCATTCTCCCCCAGCGGGATGGGCACCCCCGCGCAGAACCTGTTCGATGGAATGCTCATGAAGGGAAGGTCCGTGGTGGTGGAGGCCATTGcgcttctgaaggggaggtggAAGATTCTTCAGGATTTGAACACCGGTGTGCATCACGCCCCCCAAACCATCGTTGCCTGCTGCGTGTTGCACAACCTCTGCCAGATTGCGAGGGAGCCGGAACCCGAACTGTGGAAGGAGCCCGACGAGAGTGGAACCCCGCCCAGGGTCATGGACAGCGAGAAATCGTTTCATTACTATGGGGAAAAATTGAGGCAAGCCCTTGCTGATGACCTGCACCACAAGCTTTCCTCAAGATAG